The Ficedula albicollis isolate OC2 chromosome 5, FicAlb1.5, whole genome shotgun sequence genome includes the window GTACACACAGCCGTGCCATTAACATCATCCTCTCTCATCGATTCAGCTCCAGTTGCGGCTGGGGAACATCTCTAATAAATCCCGTGGCGAGAACAAAGCACTCACACTGATCAGCAGCACTGTTCATCACCAAGTTTATAGATTTCTAACCACAAGTGAAATTTATCCTGAAAGGAAaggggggagagaaaaagagaggaaacatTCATTTATCCAACTGCAACTATGTCCAGCAATCCTGGAAGCAAGAAAAGGACATTCACGGACATACCATTAGTGCAGGGAACAGTGtggcagcatttcctgctgccAAGATATGTGCTGGCGAAGGAGGGAGGTTAGCAGGGCACAGCCACCTATTGTCATGCAAATGGGCCGAGTTATTGAAGGGACTTCCCAGCAACAGCCGCATTTTTTCACCAGTTTGATCCCGGCATTGAGAGGAGAACAAAACAACTGCATGAACGTGAAGCAGCATTAGCTTAAGCCAGAATCACCAGCTCTCCCGGCGAGCACCCGACCTGCCTTTGGTGAATTCCATAGGCTCTACTGCTCTTTACTTAAACGGAAACGGGGAAAGAAGCCCCGAGAAACACGTGAGGTGCTTTTAACTACACCGTGTTTCGTGACGTGCAAGTGACACTGAAAACAGTGGAAGAAAAACCACGGTGCACTTTTCATTCACTTTTTGCTGTTTGGTATTGACTTGAACGTAGATTTTGAGCTGAATGTTAAAATGCAGAGTGGCAGAAAATGCAACTGGAAACaagctgttaaaaaacaaacaaacaaacaaaaaaaacccaccaaagcAGCACATACTGGTAGCTCTGCCTTTATAAATCCACataatttcttgatttttctgatTGTCACTGCTGTAGCTTGGTTTACTTTTTTTGCCCCTTTTCAGCTGAGAAATTCCCTTTCCAGCAGTGGCAATGACTCAATAGCAGAATAACTAGTGTTCAAGTTTCCTTACTTGAAATAAATTgctaagggtttttttcacagaggTACCTGTAAACAGGAACTgtcaatcagaaaaaaatcagggcTAAAAGATGGTTTATCTGCCTCCACAACAGAACCAGTCACACACCAAAGCCTTCAGAATAAAGAGATACCTAACACTGAGAGTCCTCTGGCCATAAATGAATCAAAGCTTCCCCTTAAATCCCTGTCAAGGTTAATCCTTTTCATACTTAACAGGCACCTTTCAAATGCTTTCCTAGAAATAGAGGTAGAAACTGCACCTGGCATCTATTGATTTAACCAAAGACCTTTTTGGATGTACCATTCCAGGCTGAAGTGAAGAAAACCTGAAGGTGTGTTCATACATTTGAGCGCTGCCCTAGCTGACCCAAATCAGGGTAGGCTAAACTCATGTCACctaaaggaaaggaagaaaagtagcTCGACTGATTTGCAACAAAAGGGGGCTGCTTCCCTCTGGAGAAGGAAGGGCCAAGAGAAATGGAAGTGACAGAGGCTGAGAGCTCCTTTCTGATGTGTGCTCcagcaaaagcaagaaaaagctCACAGtaggaccaaaaaaaaaaaaaaaatcagatttgtaCCTGCGGGGACAGCAAAAAATGCCACTGGAGGAAAAGGCAATGCTGGAAATTTGTACATTGCTGCTGGGAATAAGGCAGAACCAGTATATTCAGAAGGTTGAATCAAGGCAAGGGAAGCCATAAAGAGACATGACAATGACAGCAGTGGGGCTCAAAGCCTGAGAACACCCAACGTGCTAAGGGAGAGGGAAGCCAGAGTGGTGCCTGAACATAACCATGAGGCAGGGATAGCTTGTgctagctttaaaaaaacaattgtGAGCAACTATATGCATGTCTGGGTTTATCCCCATTATTACAACTCACCAGACAAGAGAAGTTACTGTACCTTTACAGAGAGTGGAAAAAAGACTCCACTAAAACTCCTGGGCAGCTGGATCAGCAGTcctgagctgcccagagcagtcCTGGTGCTCAGAACAGGGCACAAAACTTAGCAGACTCTCTGAGAGAATTTCACAGCCCTGTACCACAAATGATGAACTCACCTGATGCTTCCAAGCGACCCTTTTCCTCCTGGAGCACATCTCTCTGGCACATTGCTCACTTTCATAGTTTCCAGGGGTCTGCCCCCAGGGAAGATTCACCCCTGCCAGTGCTTGGCCCCActgttcccacagcagctcctgagcagagaGCCCTGGGGCAAGGAGCCcaactcctgctgtgcctgttcTGGCAATCCAAAGGTAAGGGATGGACAATCCCTGGGCTGCAACAGCACCAGCAGGTCAAGGCAGGGGGTTCTgcccctgtcctgctccagtgAGACCCCAtctggagcactgcatccagccctggggtcctcaaaataaaattaacgTGGAATGattggagcaaatccagaggagggccatgaagCTGGTAAAGAGGACTGGAGCAGGTCCCCTATGAAGACAGGATCAGAGAGTTGGGGTttttcagtctggagaagaggctGTGTGCAAACTTCACAGCAgcttccagtacctgaaggcAGCctacagggaagctggagagggataCTTCCTCAGGAgctgtagtgataggacaagaagTAATGGGCCCAGAGAAGGGAAGTTTAGGTTAGGTATTAGGAacaaattctttgctgtgaaagtggtgaggcactggaacaggctatGCAGAGGTtttggctgccccatccctgaaagtgtttaagaccagactggatggggctctgaagTGTCCCTGCTCAAGGCAGGGGGTTAGAACTGGAtaatctttaatgtccctttcAATACAGGCCATACAGGGGGTTAGAACTGGATAATCTTtaatctttaatgtccctttcAATACAGGCCATTCTTGATTTTATGATTAATCCTACCGAGGACAATTTACCTAAACCAGCCTGTATGATTTACAGGAAATGCAGTACAACTCTGAGCATAACGGTACAATTACACCTCCATAACCATTCCTCAACAAGACATATGGCGTACATCTCTTCTTCCAGGCTCAGGAGAGCACCTTCAGCCCCAGTGAGCTCCAACAAGCTCCcaaagccccagcagcagctggcacgCGGGAAATCCTTCCCGTTGCCTGTGGGCCCCGCAGGTGGCGCTGCTCGGGGCGCGGAGCTCGCAGCACTCCGGGCTCCCAGCGACACCTCCCGGGCGCTCTCCCGATCTGCACGCAGCGCTCGCAGCGGGCAGCGAGGAGAGCGACGCAGGGCGGTACTTCAACGTGTACCAGACAAGAAGTCACAACAGCCCACAGTAACTCCATTCACAATTTTCTCctagaaaaggagaaagctgTCAAGTCTGTTTTCCACGTTTCTTCAGCAGAAAGGTGACTTCAGGTCAGAGCTATTAGAAATCTGGAGGCACAACATTGGCAACAATGACTATGCAATAGCCCCTGCTctttggattttgggaaaattatTCCAGTAAAGACACATCTGAGAAGAGCTAAAATTGCTGCCCAAATCTCAAAGATTACTCTTGAAATTACTTCAAAATGACAGCAAGTTactggcaggagctggctgaggTCTGCTTAAGCTCTTTGTGCAAGCAACAGCTCCACATGACCTGTGATGAATAAATTAACCTCTCCAATTTTGTTTTAACCCCTCACCTCCTGCTAACCCCTTCTGCAACaggttttctgtatttccaaatCTTCCTGCCGTCACTGCTTTCTCCCCCCAGTTCTTCTGCAGGACACCagaggcacagccccacaggaaTGAACAGGGCACTGCACCAACTCGAGGCTCTCAGGtagtaaaaaaaccaaagcagtttAAGCACAGacaccagcacccagctggTGCAGCATAACCACGACCCAGATTGGATACTGCAGGACAGCAATACAGAAACCACAGCCACTTGTCTGCTCCACCTGGAATATATCCTGTTTATATGCAGCTTCCTAAAACAAGCAGAAGCTTCTAACACACCAACCAAACCATTTAGAGACAACACCAACTCAGGTAACGAGAATTTATTCTTTCAGTAAGTCACAGCCAGATCTTATGCGACCAGGGCAGAAGCTGTCGATGATTCActaaaaagaagagagaaaataaacaaatattaatTGTAGAGACAGTTTTTCAGACTAGTTACCAAAAAACAAAGCTTCAGTTAGAAGTTTAAACTATCAGTAAACTACTACCAGCAGCTGAATCACTACTTAAAAATTTTTATGGCCTAAGACTTCACTCTTCCTTTTACAATAAAAATCCTAGGGTGACAGCACAAAACCATATACTTAAAAAACCAGGCTAGCTGCACTTGAGTCTCCTCAGAAAAATGAAGCTAATCCTAACATCTATGGGAATTCTGTGGTGGTTACCTCTCCTAGAGAGATGCTGCAAGTTACTTCCCTTTTTGTCACAGCAACTAAGCCATTTCTCACTGAGCTTTCGAAGTGACATGAACTATAAAAGTATCAGAGAACCAAGACGACAGTTTAAAGTGCTACAAAAATTGCCTGGTGATGACTTTGTTGGGACCACAATTTTTATCCAATagctactgatttttttatgattatttatGAAAACACTTGTTCTCTGCTGCCTGATGTGTGACACACACCTATCACAATGCACTCCTCACCCTCTGAGTAACAGCACCAGCACAATCTAAAAGACCTTGCAGTCTTCAGTGCCAAGAGGAATGCAGAAGAAGACTTACTACTTCCAGTTGGGTGGCAGCACTCTCTTGGTTTTGTAGTAGCGAGCCAACCTATGGATCCTGCTCTCAATCAGAATCAGGCGGAACTTGGCATCTTTGTCCTGGAAAACAAAGTTACATTACAACCCCAACGTTACAGACTACTCTATGTAGAATTCAGATGAGTTTCAGTAAAGCAAATAACTCACAGCTACTGCTAAAAACTTCACATTTCCATTACCAAAACTTCTGTAAAGACAGAGCAGGACCAGGAACTCATGGTTTaaacattgcttttaaaatccttttcaaAGACCACTCTCCTTGATCAAAATGCCTCCCCAGCCTCAGAAGTTTACTCAAAGGGGGGCTAACAGCACACAGTTTTTGCTTTGTCAAGCTGCACATGAACTACTGAGCAATTTCAAATCAGACACTGAGTGATCTAACTAAAGGAGCACTCacctttctgtttctctcaaGATGCTTGCGAACAGCAACTGCTTTCTTGATCAAGTGATAGAGATCCTCTGGGAGGTCTGGGGCCAGTCCCTTGGATTTAAGGATTCTCAGAATCTTGTTGCCAGTAACAAAGCGAACCTGGGCAACACCGTGGGAATCCCTCAGGATCACACCTGAAACAAACATGTACATCTTGCACTGAAGAGAAGAAACATACACCAACAAATCTTGTGAAACAGACCTTACAGTTACAATCTAtcaaaaaaaggttttctccAAGTTAAAAACCTTGCTAGTGGCAAGTGAAGAAATGGTAGACAACGAGTGAGCAAAATACGACTTACAGAAGCTGAAGCACTTTATCTGGAAACACTTAAAAGACAACTGATTCCCTCATCATGCTTAGGCAGGTAACATGTGAGGTCTCCTCTTTTCCAACACTACTGGAAAATTTTCAGCAGGACTCATTAAAGCAACATATTCAATCACTCTATGGATCCCTCTAGAAGGAATTAATATTGCTTTCAGgattacaataaaaaaattgacTTACACAGCACCTATTtacactgcacacacagctcatgACCATGCTGTGTTGTGCCAACACTTCAGCTCTGGAAGGGttcaaaccccaaaatcagtCCAcggtgcagctgcagtgcctggctcaGTAAAtcccacagagctcctggaacTGGAAGATTTCCTCCAGGAAACTGGGCACACCAAACTTCCCTATAACAGCTATTAGTGGCCATTCCTAAGGACAGGCTATAAAATGAAACAGATGCTTCAAGTCTTCCACTTGtaagaaagacaaaaacaacCCACTGCCTCACCAAATATGCTCCCTGTAAGAACAACACACAATATCCCAGCGTTGGACTTGCTGATCCTTGTGGCAGGATATAATGCTAGGACTCTCAGTGGTATCCACAGTGAACACAGGTACACCAGAAATGCTGTGTTCTCTTAGCACATCATTTAATACAGGCTGAAGAAACAAATACAACATTACACTCAGAAAAATGTGGGTTTGTACCCATTCAGGAGTGGTTGATAATCCTTACCAATTTGGGAAGGAGTCAGGCCTTTTTTGGCCAACTTGTAGATCTGTTCCTTTACATCATCAGAAGTAAGTTTCAGCCActaaagaaaattagaaaaaaaaaaaaagccaaactgaTTAACAACTGCTTAATACAGAGACACAGGCAAGCTACATGAAAACTTTTAATAAATGGTAGAAAAGAGATGCTTTGTAATGCTTAAAAAGCAATCAAGAACTGAAATTGGACTTTCAATGATATAGAGGTTTTAAAGCATATAATAAACCTACAGTGCTAGGGAAATGTCATGGGGGAAGGCAGAGGTAAAGATCAGTCTCCATTTAAAAAACTCCATAAAGCCTCCGACTTTATCATCATTTCTGGCAGCTTTAACTGCCACACCAGAAGCACAAATCCAACATTACAGAcaaaacaaacgaacaaaaaaaaaaaaaaaatcactgctcttgggaaggaattctttaccTAGGTCTTTTGACAAATACCAAAACTGAGACCCATTCAGTCACCTCTCAGTGAAGTACCCACAGAGATAAGTGAATAATCAGACTTTAAGTAcactatttaattaaaaaataaaagtaatctACCAAGGTAGGACTGTGccttttctattaattttatgCCAAACAGTACAGATTAAGCCACTGCTTCCATGATTACTGATGGGAAAAGAACAAGAAGCTATATTATCCTGACGACTTTCCATGGGCTACAAAAGTTcctgactttattttttactttttagtaCAGTCACATAAGCCATATTATCTTGACGACTTTCCATGGGCTACAAAAGTTCCCgactttattttttactttttagtaCAGTCACAGTATGAAATAGAAAAGCACAACATAAATAAACATGGAAGTGCTCTAAAGACCAGTATGAAATAGAAAAGTACAACATAAATAAACATGGAAGTGCTCTAAAGACCATTATTTaagacaaaatagaaataaaactaagaaaaaaaactccCCACGGGATCTTTTTAAAACCAATATAGCATTTGATCATCCCAATTGTTATTTAGCTGTTTAACCATCAGCGGTACTTCAAGTAGCTTCGTATCACCTTACTTTTAATTGTAtctatttaatttcagatttggTGTTTATGCTctcatttcactgttttttacTACAAGCACCACAAACTGTTCTTTCTGCCAACACAGAGATCCTCCGAGAAATGATCTTGCAAAGGAGGACAGAGAAAGCCTTTTTAAGTGAAAGTACTCTTGAAAGAGCTAAGAGCACAGCAAAATTACCTCGTTTAGTCCCCTTATCGACAAATTAgttgtaattatttttgaaggCAATTGATTTATTCCACAATTGCAGACTTGAATGTGAAAACAATGATTTAATCTCTAGGAATTATCAGCATACAGACTCgaagtatttaaagaaatacttcaaCAGAAAAGGTTCGAAGACGAAAAGAGACTTCTCTGCCAAACTAAGTATCTAGCCAGGAAAGACACTTGCTTCCTCGGTATACTAAGGATAATCTCAGAACCACGGAATTTTTATGGTTGAGGGACTTCTGGAGATCATCTAATCCAAGCCCTTCCCCAAAGCAGAGTCACCTAGAGCAGATTACAGAGGAGTACATCCCGCTGGGTTTTGAACGCTTCCACAGCGGGAGTCCGGGAAGCCTGTTCCATCACACACCGAGGAAGCATTTACACAGGCCACAATTTAGAAGTGATGACGCAAAACACCACAGATCTCGCTTCCCTTCCCTCCGTGGGCACCAGGCGCCGCGCTGCGGGTCCCGGGGCGGGGCAGGCCCCGAGGAAGGTTCTGGGGAGGGTACTCACCGTGGGCACGCTGCGCCTGTAGGGCAAGGCCGACTGGGACAGGCCCTTTCTGCGGGAAGAAGCACATCAGACACTCAGCGCCCGAGCTGAGGGACCCGGCCCCGCGGCCCGCGCCTTCCCCTCCCCGCCGCCATGTTCGCACGGCCGCGCGCCTCCCTCGCCGTCCCCACGCGCGGCGCAGCGCAGCGCTCCCGCCGCCccctccccggggggggggggggggggggggggggggggggggggggggggggggggggggggggggggggggggggggggggggggggggggggggggggggggggggggggggggggggggggggggggggggggggggggggggggggggggggggggggggggggggggggggggggggggggggggggggggggggggggggggggggggggggggggggggggggggggggggggggggggggggggggggggggggggggggggggggggggggggggggggggggggggggggggggggggggggggggggggggggggggggggggggggggggggggggggggggggggggggggggggggggggggggggggggggggggggggggggggggggggggggggggggggggggggggggggggggggggggggggggggggggggggggggggggggggggggggggggggggggggggggggggggggggggggggggggggcttccctTCCCGTCCCGTCACAGAGCAGGCCACGCGATGGGTTTTATTCCAGAATAGTGTTTAATGTACTTACAGGAGAGTTACGGAGTCACAGCGAGCCCGCCCGACGCGGGGCCATACTGTACATCTTTATTACCGTTTAATTAAAGTATTTGGTTCTCAGAGATACACAGACGGAGGGAGGCGCCCTGCTCTCGCTGCCCTCCGCCCCGTCAGGGAGCGCCCGGCGAGGGCGGGCCCCGGCCTTAAGGCAGGTGACGGGGGTTCTACACAACCCTACAGTCgtaaaaatagagaaaagagCGTTTTCCAAAGATCGCACATGCGTCCAGAGACAGGCAGCTGTAGGTCGTACAAAGGCAGTAAGAAAAAGTTCAGTGCAAAGTTGGAGGTTAGTAGAGGAAGAGGTCTAGCGCAAGCTGCTGCTCTCGGGTACCAACACAAGGTCTGGAGGGACAATTACACTTCTGACTGCAGGTCAAACGGTGcataaaagattattttttttccttttcattaaacAAGATATAAAAAGCTGTTAAAACTACATTTTCAAGCTACTTAGCATACTGGTAAATTCCATCTCAATCAAATAGTTCCCTCTTACACATCCATCTTGGTTTTTCTATGTAGCACGGTAAATTCTTATTGCAACaatcattttttttcataattgaGAATAGTGCAAAGAAGTGCAAGCTTGGTGCTGGTCCTCTACACATGAGGAGAGGCCAAGGCCAGATCCCATAGACAACATATAATCCATGACCATAAAAAGCTACAGGCAGTGACGAATttgaaaaggaagggaaaggcacAAAATGAGTTAAGCTATGAAGAAGATTAAATCAGAAGTCAGGACATGTGCTAACAATAATACAGTactatactttttttttcagtccagaCAACTGTTaaaactgcaaataattttaaaaatgattttaGTTTAATTGTATTTTGTGCTGTAAGACACTGTGCTTTAATAGCAAACTGCAAAAAAGGCAGTCCatattgctttcattttatttcacaatGGAACGTTTCACAAAAACAGTAGTCTACTTTCCTGTGTTTAAGTGACTTGTGATTCTAATGATGGAATGGAGTAAGTCTCAAAAGCATCAAGTGAGCAGGAAATATATCTAGTTAGTTATATATTATTTACAGGCTATAtactaaatgaaaaatatgcagaGGATGCCTACTGCAACTGGGATTTGTTAGCGCCCATTAGTATTGGCCCAGTTTCTAACATTCAAGGTATCATTAGCTTTTTAATTGCAATAATTCCTATGAAATTGGACCATGAATCGTTTAGGCACCAGGAGATTCAAGTTTACTTCTCTCTTCTGTATTGAAGGGAGATTGGTCAGtagcaggggaaggaaaattGGATGACAAAATAGGTTTTTAGTGTTGGGTAGACAGAAGGCTTTCCCTGTATTGTGTCCTTGTCCATAGTTGCATATTTCACTTTAAAAGTCTGCTTCAAGATTTTGTACTAAAGAAGTGTGCAACTTTAGAGCTTTGTTTACACAGAACATGAACATCCTAAATTCCAAAAAAGGTGAACAGCAAGGTGACACCTGTAGTGCAGAAAGGCCTAATTAACCAGTGGTATTAACAGGAGACAGTGATATTTGCATTCCACTGTCACAGTATATTCAAATGGAATATATATATTCTTCCATACTTCCTAGGAATGAAGTATTTTAGTGGGCGTAGTTCTTACTGGGAGTGAGAAACAGTATTGCTGTGAACcgctaaaggaaaaaaaaaacccagccaagtTTCTCTCTCAAAGCTGTTAATTGAACTAATTTCTGGCCTGCAATTCATCCAGCAGTAGTGCTTTTCAACTAGAGGCCACTCTTTCTCTGGAAGCAGAGATGCAAATGCCACTTTGAATTAGTGTTTGAATCTGTTCCACACTTAATCACTGCAGTATTGAAAAGTTTTAGAAATtacaacaaaaacccccactGAGAAGCTGGGCACATTCCCTATGTTACCATGTTCAGCCAGTCTTCATTCAATTTTTGGAGACCATGAGTAGAAGACGgggtagaaaaaaaatgtacttaagTTGAACAAATTGTGAAGATCAGTTATAAGTGATACTATTTGTAAATAACACATCCTGGGAAGAGGCTTCCAGTAGAACCTGCAAGGTATCAAATATGAGAATGTTCCCCCTTTATAAGGAGCTGAAAGTTAATATGTATACATATTTAAATACCAGAAATGAGGTAAAAGAGAAGCATTTGAATTATAAGGCACCATTATTTACAACTTCCACTATTGGCACTCACTCCAATAAGTCTCAGAGAAGCATGAATCTGGGATTAAATGTAATGCTAAGGAATTTTTCCAGCCCTTCAACCTTCATTTCTACAGGCGTGTGTGTAGCCACCATAACTCTACCGGTTGCCGTTTCTGTGATGTCTCATTAGCAGTGGGAATGTAATCCTAAGATATGCAATTTCTTTGATGTTCTCCAGCATCGTGTCATGGATGACACAACAGAGGCAACAAATTGTAAGCAGAAAATGCACTGCATCCACAGGCCTAGTGATTGAGTTATGGTTCAGCCAACCAGCATGATCAAACTGCTCATCTCACTTTCACCAGTGGTTTAAAAACCCCTTCCTTTACCCACAACTCTTAAATGTTTACAAATGATGTTTTGATAACATCACATGGGTATAAACCAGTTTTTTTTGCAATCCTCCAAATTAGGCTACCTGAACATTGGTCCAACGTATCTGTTGAAATGGAGAGTCCCTTGTTTTAAGATGTACAGGTTATCTTCAAGTAGGAAGATG containing:
- the RPS13 gene encoding 40S ribosomal protein S13, with the translated sequence MAAGRGRKGLSQSALPYRRSVPTWLKLTSDDVKEQIYKLAKKGLTPSQIGVILRDSHGVAQVRFVTGNKILRILKSKGLAPDLPEDLYHLIKKAVAVRKHLERNRKDKDAKFRLILIESRIHRLARYYKTKRVLPPNWKYESSTASALVA